A region from the Pithys albifrons albifrons isolate INPA30051 chromosome Z, PitAlb_v1, whole genome shotgun sequence genome encodes:
- the LOC139684596 gene encoding uncharacterized protein has product MENDVQALINLLDEFHAKPSPPGMEWAQDNWYNIQAIVHRVSTLRAGVRARKGKGKPIVCSILGAALITAVNHKVQQQKSHTEVVNSLQDLVKSLQTQLEEQKTTVNILQEEIRNEKVTTRVLREELYARIMKEGKKETELESSKEIYPISDLKPLRDQVEKQAIALRPLIKTEYTYEGSDDDTPQITTKEIPYTATELAKLKKEYSRTPKESETEYVWRVSLTGGDQILLSEKEAEGFWGAGVFLTTGDNRAPWSITQRAAYWAEGLSPLERGDPLAIVGNVNQIVESVQKAACLQMMHDRELTPRRESPMMLPVNPERMIPLIRGLPESLKPIGIQLKGQIESLTKEERAAATLEAALSPGAYRRENKNKIWTWGVVGQELINYGRKYGPVPSVTTDSKSIRRTECKTTIPPVKLRKVTFSPGQGAPTNTGTHREKRNTLWIAGLQKGIPKSLMDGQPTDKLEILIQEWSAKGVSLKAATTPPLEELKIEEVTGNSSLHPQ; this is encoded by the coding sequence ATGGAAAATGATGTGCAAGCGCTTATAAATCTATTAGATGAATTTCATGCTAAGCCATCTCCTCCAGGAATGGAGTGGGCACAAGATAACTGGTATAATATTCAAGCAATTGTTCATAGGGTCTCTACCCTGCGGGCTGGGGTAAGAGCTAGAAAAGGTAAAGGAAAACCTATTGTGTGTTCAATATTAGGTGCTGCATTAATTACTGCAGTTAACCACAAAGTACAACAGCAAAAAAGTCACACAGAAGTGGTTAACTCCCTGCAAGACTTAGTAAAATCCTTGCAGACGCAGCTGGAGGAACAAAAAACTACTGTTAATATCCTCCAAGAAGAAATAAGGAATGAAAAAGTCACCACTAGAGTACTCAGAGAAGAGTTATATGCAAGAATaatgaaagaagggaaaaaagaaacagagctggAGTCATCTAAAGAAATATATCCCATCTCTGACCTAAAACCTTTGCGTGACCAAGTTGAAAAGCAGGCTATTGCCCTGCGACCCCTGATTAAAACCGAATATACATATGAGGGGTCAGATGATGACACACCCCAAATAACTACAAAAGAAATTCCTTATACAGCAACTGAATTGGCTAAGTTGAAAAAGGAATACAGCAGAACCCCTAAAGAATCTGAAACTGAGTATGTTTGGAGAGTCTCTCTCACAGGAGGCGATCAAATTTTGTTATCAGAAAAAGAAGCTGAGGGATTTTGGGGAGCTGGAGTTTTTCTGACCACAGGAGATAACCGTGCTCCATGGTCTATAACTCAAAGGGCAGCATATTGGGCTGAGGGGCTCAGCCCCCTAGAGAGGGGAGATCCCCTGGCAATAGTGGGAAATGTTAATCAAATTGTGGAGAGTGTTCAAAAGGCAGCTTGTTTACAAATGATGCATGACAGAGAATTAACACCAAGACGTGAATCTCCTATGATGCTGCCGGTAAACCCTGAAAGAATGATCCCTCTTATCCGAGGACTCCCTGAATCTTTGAAACCCATAGGCATACAGCTAAAGGGACAAATAGAAAGTCTCACCAAAGAAGAAAGGGCTGCAGCCACTTTAGAAGCTGCTTTAAGCCCTGGTGCTTACcgcagagaaaataaaaataaaatctggacCTGGGGGGTAGTAGGACAAGAGTTAATTAATTATGGAAGAAAATATGGTCCAGTACCTTCAGTTACTACTGATTCTAAATCAATTCGGCGAACAGAATGCAAAACAACTATTCCTCCAGTAAAACTCCgaaaagtaacattttctcctgggcagggagcacCCACAAATACGGGGACTCACAGGGAAAAACGGAATACCCTGTGGATTGCAGGCTTGCAAAAGGGAATCCCTAAATCCCTAATGGATGGCCAACCCACAgataaattagaaatattaattCAAGAGTGGTCAGCAAAAGGGGTATCCCTTAAAGCTGCTACCACCCCTCCCCTGGAGGAACTAAAAATAGAGGAGGTGACGGGAAACTCCTCACTTCATCCTCAATAG